From Macaca mulatta isolate MMU2019108-1 chromosome 3, T2T-MMU8v2.0, whole genome shotgun sequence, the proteins below share one genomic window:
- the LOC705279 gene encoding olfactory receptor 2F1-like, which translates to MGRENQTWMCEFILLRLSSAWETQVFLFVLFLAMYLVTVLGNFLILLLIRLDSRLNTPMYFFLGVLSFVDICYTNSTVPQMLVHFLSAWKSIPCHSCVLQLCVSLAMGSMEFFRLGAMAYDCYVAVCHPLHYTLIMHGGLCLGLVAGCLVAGFSNSLTETMITFQLPLCHSVINYFGCENLAVLWLACVDVSFNKAMVAISGFLVILLPCSLVLFSYARIVATILRIPSAQGRRKAFGICASHLTVVCMCFGATMFPYMRPVGGSSVEQEKMIALFYAVVTPMLNPLIYSLRNNDVRSVLQRVLQKFSEKG; encoded by the coding sequence ATGGGTAGAGAAAACCAGAcatggatgtgtgaattcattctGCTCAGATTGTCCAGTGCCTGGGAGACTCAGGTCTTCCTCTTTGTCCTGTTCCTGGCCATGTATCTGGTGACTGTGCTGGGGaacttcctcatcctcctccttaTCAGGCTGGACAGCAGGCTCAATACACCCATGTACTTCTTCCTTGGTGTCCTGTCATTTGTGGACATCTGTTATACCAATAGCACTGTCCCACAGATGCTTGTTCACTTTCTTTCAGCCTGGAAGTCCATACCATGCCACAGCTGTGTGCTCCAGCTGTGTGTCTCCTTGGCAATGGGCAGCATGGAGTTCTTCCGGCTGGGGGCCATGGCCTATGACTGCTATGTGGCCGTGTGCCACCCACTGCACTACACGCTCATCATGCATGGAGGGCTGTGCCTGGGGCTGGTGGCCGGCTGCCTGGTGGCTGGCTTCTCAAATTCACTGACGGAAACAATGATCACCTTCCAGCTTCCCCTGTGTCACAGTGTTATTAATTACTTTGGCTGTGAGAACTTAGCAGTGCTATGGCTAGCCTGTGTGGACGTCTCCTTCAACAAGGCCATGGTGGCCATCTCAGGGTTTCTGGTGATCCTGCTTCCCTGTTCACTGGTCCTATTCTCCTATGCTCGCATAGTTGCTACCATTCTTCGCATTCCTTCTGCTCAGGGGCGCCGCAAAGCCTTTGGGATCTGCGCCTCTCACCTCACTGTGGTTTGCATGTGCTTTGGGGCTACAATGTTCCCCTACATGAGACCTGTGGGTGGCTCCTCCGTGGAACAGGAGAAGATGATTGCCCTCTTTTATGCTGTCGTGACTCCAATGCTTAATCCCTTAATCTACAGCCTGAGGAACAACGACGTGCGGAGTGTCTTACAAAGAGTGTTGCAAAAATTTAGTGAAAAAGGATGA